The following is a genomic window from Lysinibacillus sp. JNUCC-52.
GGTGGAACCATATCGCAGCTCGGTTTTAGCGCATTATCTATATTATGGATGATCACTGGTTATCAAGCACTTGTTAAAATTAAAGAACAAAAAATTTATGATCATCAACAATGGATGATACGCAATTATTCGTTGACTTTTGCTGCTGTAACATTGAGAATTTGGCTATTAGTCTTTACAGTATTATTCGGATTTGAAAATTTTATAATAAGCTATCCGATTATTTCATGGTTATGTTGGGTACCGAATCTCATGATAGCTCAATGGATTATTGGGCGGTCACGTCAAGAAAGAGGCTTAATAGTTAAATAAATTAGGGTAAAGGCCACTCCATTTTGGGTGGTTTTTTTATTTGTTCTTGTAGAAAAAATATAAGGGAAGAATTAATATAAAATATTTTTTACATAATACTAAAATTTTTATTACAAAAGTGCCTGAATTTTATAAAAAATAAATTGATATTACTATTGATTGAGAAATGTTTTCAATGATAAATTATTATTAAATTCGAGGTTGTTTAGCTATAGCTATTTGATGTTGGTATTAATAAGTTAAAAGATAGTTTTTTCAAATTGACACCACAAATGAAAATTTAGATTTTACATTTCATTAATAGGGTGAACTAATACTAAATAAAAATTGAAAAAGGTGAATTAAAAGTTTTAGACAACGGTGCCATGATTGATTCGACCGATAAAAACTTTTATATTCAGGGCGGATCTACTTACGATGAAACTTTTTGGTGGGGCAAACGACGTTATATGAGTACTTCAGCTGCTAGGCAATGGGTTTATGATTTAAGAGATGCAGCAGGCTGTATCAACTGGTCTCGCACTTGCTAGTGTCGTTTTTGGCAAACTTGGTATAATTCCTGGAACTATTAATGGTATTACTGCTTTATGGACTAACCAATTAGCTAATCGAGTAGAATATCATAATGGAAATACAAATAGAGGATTTAGAGCAGATTTATACTGTAGTAGCATCCTCAGGAGATTATGGAAATACTGAATTGATGTATCCTGCAATTTTGGATGAAGTTATTTCAGTTGGAGCAATTGATGCTTCTGGAAATGTACTTGATTTAACAAGCGGTCCTCAAAGAACGACGATTAACGCTCCTGGTCACGAGATATCAACAATCAATACCGATAGAGCAATAATTAAAACAAGTGGTACCTCACAGGCAACAGCCTTAATTTCAGGTTATATCGCACTATTAAAGGATTATGCATTTTCGAAAAATAAAGATTTGACCAATGATAGTATTATAGCGCTACTAAAATCTATTAATAGTCGAGAGATAACCTATCTACAAGCATTGAAGAAGATAGATTCTCTCTGAAGGGGGCTAGTTAATATGAAATTATTACCATACTATTATTTAGTGATAGTACCTGTCAGTATAAGCTGTATTGCATCGTATTTATCTATATCTTCAAATACCAAAACCATTATTAATCTTATCGCGGCTTTGTTAGTGATTATTTCGATACCTTTGAACTACAGAGAATACAAAAAGTTAAAACAAGAGTCTAAATAAGTAGACATGACAAGTGCAGATACATTCTATTTTGATTAATGGGATGATGATAGATGGAATTGGGTGATTGGTTCAGCATACCAATGATTCTAAGTCAAATTGTCGTTTG
Proteins encoded in this region:
- a CDS encoding S8 family serine peptidase; this translates as MEIQIEDLEQIYTVVASSGDYGNTELMYPAILDEVISVGAIDASGNVLDLTSGPQRTTINAPGHEISTINTDRAIIKTSGTSQATALISGYIALLKDYAFSKNKDLTNDSIIALLKSINSREITYLQALKKIDSL